From Saccopteryx leptura isolate mSacLep1 chromosome 3, mSacLep1_pri_phased_curated, whole genome shotgun sequence, one genomic window encodes:
- the LOC136398267 gene encoding PRAME family member 12-like, producing MSVQTPPRLLNLAVKSLLRDEALAIAALECLPAELFPPLFMEAFSGGHRESLKAMVHAWPFGHLPLGGLMREPQLETLKAAFDGLDILLAEKVRPRRSKLQVLDLRNTGQDFWSMWSGPRDQVCSPVGLVTVPSCKMKQPSAPLKVFTDLCLSSRAPDRFLTYLLSWAKWREGPLHLCCKKLKIFAVPMKTVRKVLALVRLDCIQAVEVNCSWTLSTLGMFASYLGQMRNVRFLSLAHIHILAEEEEEQKQYVSQFTCQFFRLQHLRRFYMESPSFLKGRLDQLLRCLQTPLETLCITNCPLTESDLIHLSRCPNLRRLKDLDLSGVRLTGFSPEPLRALLEEVAATLQDLDLIYCGMVDSQAEAIMPVLSRCHQLRTLGISGNLLSVATVEKLLRHTAQLRSLSLELYPAPLESYSAEGALEMGRLGQIRDELTGILRDLGQPRTIWLSTSPCPHCGNKIFYDVEPILCPCDNLA from the exons ATGAGCGTCCAGACCCCGCCCAGACTCCTGAACCTGGCAGTGAAGAGCTTGCTGAGGGACGAGGCCTTGGCCATCGCCGCTCTGGAGTGTCTGCCCGCCGAGCTCTTCCCGCCGCTGTTCATGGAGGCCTTCTCTGGGGGACACAGGGAGTCCCTGAAGGCGATGGTGCACGCCTGGCCCTTTGGCCACCTCCCTCTGGGGGGCCTGATGCGGGAGCCTCAGCTCGAGACCTTAAAAGCTGCGTTCGATGGGCTTGACATCCTGCTTGCCGAGAAGGTCCGCCCCAG gagGAGCAAACTGCAGGTGCTGGATTTACGGAACACTGGTCAGGACTTCTGGAGCATGTGGTCCGGACCCAGGGACCAGGTGTGCTCGCCGGTGGGACTCGTGACGGTGCCCAGTTGCAAGATGAAGCAGCCCTCGGCTCCCTTGAAGGTGTTCACAGACCTTTGCCTCAGCAGTAGGGCCCCGGACCGATTCCTCACCTACCTCCTCAGCTGGGCCAAGTGGAGGGAAGGGCCGCTACACCTGTGCTGCAAGAAGCTGAAGATCTTTGCCGTGCCCATGAAGACTGTGCGGAAGGTCCTGGCTCTGGTGCGGCTGGACTGTATCCAGGCGGTGGAAGTGAACTGCAGCTGGACCTTGTCCACCCTGGGGATGTTTGCCTCTTACCTGGGTCAGATGAGGAACGTGCGGTTCCTCTCTCTCGCCCACATCCACATACTGgccgaggaggaggaagagcagaagcAGTATGTTTCCCAGTTCACCTGTCAGTTCTTCAGACTGCAGCACCTCCGGAGGTTCTACATGGaatccccctccttcctcaaagGCCGTCTGGACCAGCTGCTCAG GTGCCTGCAGACCCCCTTGGAGACCCTCTGCATAACGAACTGCCCGCTTACGGAATCAGACTTGATACACCTGTCCCGGTGTCCGAACCTCCGTCGGCTAAAGGACCTGGATCTGAGCGGCGTCAGACTGACCGGCTTTAGTCCCGAGCCGCTCCGAGCTCTGCTAGAGGAAGTGGCAGCCACCCTCCAGGACCTGGACTTAATTTACTGTGGGATGGTGGACTCCCAAGCCGAGGCCATCATGCCTGTCCTGAGCCGCTGCCACCAGCTCAGGACCCTCGGCATCTCCGGGAACCTCCTCTCGGTGGCCACGGTGGAGAAGCTGTTGCGTCACACGGCGCAGCTGCGCAGTTTGAGCCTGGAGCTGTACCCCGCCCCTCTGGAGAGTTACAGCGCCGAGGGCGCTCTGGAGATGGGGAGACTGGGCCAGATCCGGGATGAGCTGACAGGGATTCTCAGGGACTTAGGACAGCCCAGGACCATCTGGCTGAGCACCAGCCCCTGTCCGCACTGTGGCAACAAGATATTCTATGATGTGGAGCCCATCCTATGCCCCTGTGATAACCTTGCTTAG